The Fusarium falciforme chromosome 7, complete sequence genome window below encodes:
- a CDS encoding Zn(2)-C6 fungal-type domain-containing protein, translating to MVLIPPQHQGSESDNSNSFTGSGPSPALASPLSQSDAAPSTVQQTNTSIPGVMAPTPDSLPGGSTYANVASLEYRVRQLEQELARPRERSAHNHDRGPQCEDELCDRVDRQDKAVISKIQYLGRSHWFNVAHLMPVLIDFLKEVETDRGDLFRQLQKCKSLARKVKACRVPDSATTVSIGKQMPTRQLADQLIEAYLRIFETVYRTIHVPTFRAEYERYWADPQAADDSFVILLQLCMAIGAAFQDDTLAVNSELSTSLQEMMRQLCKFHETGGITSFQLRYSEVTMYRFFLTLHQPILPKHCRIPSIIFLATPSDWDFFRLFLCGSGPYRTIQAQLILTLAVDLAQTLGEEPRSHYGTLTSGMTEVRSILQSWHELCRERLRAGDTNVKALVSTACMLAHIDGVEARWSKPESDKMLHETAKKGAAERIKLLQDMVGENNDTSEAGPPLDNTWQALDLDDIGDFDFLGGWDWDDAAVARGFYLDFNFTATGLGNISG from the exons ATGGTACTTATCCCACCTCAGCACCAAGGCTCTGAATCGGACAACTCCAACAGCTTTACCGGATCCGGACCGTCACCAGCTCTGGCAAGCCCCTTGTCGCAATCTGACGCCGCTCCGAGTACGGTTCAGCAGACGAACACCTCCATCCCCGGGGTTATGGCGCCCACACCGGACAGCCTCCCAGGCGGTTCGACATACGCCAACGTAGCCTCCCTTGAATATCGGGTCAGACAGCTTGAGCAGGAACTGGCAAGGCCCCGTGAGCGAAGTGCTCATAACCACGACCGCGGCCCTCAGTGCGAGGATGAACTTTGCGATAGAGTCGATCGCCAGGACAAGGCCGTGATCAGCAAAATTCAATATCTGGGGCGAAGTCACTGGTTTAATGTTGCACACCTT ATGCCCGTTCTCATAGACTTTCTCAAAGAAGTAGAGACAGACAGGGGCGATCTCTTTCGCCAGCTTCAGAAGTGCAAGTCTTTGGCAAGAAAGGTCAAGGCCTGCCGGGTCCCAGACTCTGCCACCACTGTCTCTATTGGGAAGCAGATGCCCACGAGACAACTAGCAGATCAGCTCATAGAAGCCTACTTGAGGATCTTTGAGACTGTGTACCGCACCATCCACGTTCCTACGTTCCGCGCCGAGTACGAAAGGTACTGGGCAGACCCCCAGGCAGCTGACGACTCCTTCGTCATTCTTCTGCAGCTGTGTATGGCTATCGGCGCTGCCTTTCAAGACGATACTCTTGCTGTCAACTCGGAGCTCAGCACTTCTCTGCAAGAAATGATGCGACAGCTGTGCAAGTTCCACGAGACGGGCGGAATCACATCGTTTCAGCTGAGATACTCAGAGGTCACCATGTaccgcttcttcttgacgcTCCACCAGCCCATCCTCCCCAAGCACTGCAGAATCCCTTCTATTATTTTTCTC GCCACCCCCTCGGACTGGGACTTTTTCCGCCTTTTCCTATGCGGAAGCGGCCCATACCGAACCATCCAGGCACAGCTAATTCTGACCCTAGCCGTGGATCTCGCTCAGACCCTAGGGGAAGAGCCCCGATCGCACTACGGCACCCTTACATCAGGTATGACCGAGGTGCGCTCGATCCTCCAGTCGTGGCACGAGCTGTGCCGGGAACGTCTCAGAGCTGGCGACACAAATGTCAAGGCGTTAGTAAGCACCGCCTGCATGCTTGCTCATATTGATGGGGTCGAAGCTCGCTGGTCCAAGCCGGAGAGTGACAAGATGCTCCACGAGACCGCCAAAAAGGGGGCAGCAGAACGCATCAAGTTACTGCAGGATATGGTTGGAGAGAACAACGACACGAGCGAGGCAGGCCCGCCGTTGGATAATACTTGGCAGGCTCTGGATCTCGACGATATTGGAGATTTTGATTTTCTAGGGGGCTGGGACTGGGATGATGCC GCTGTCGCACGTGGTTTCTATTTGGATTTCAACTTTACTGCTACTGGCCTTGGTAACATTTCGGGCTAG
- a CDS encoding Transporter mch4 codes for MSTPAQHEPLATFELPEGPHGSSDPTHLPSDSMGIAEAEMENIKTESSPYLTAEAPDGGTAAWLVVLGAWCTSFCSFGWLNSVGVFQEYYQNVLLSTYSSSEIAWIPSLQIFFMMAMGPVVGTLFDRYGPRWLLFIGSLLHVLGVMMTSLGSQYYQVLLAQGVCSDIGVACIFQPAMNVIGGWFDKKRGAAFGILSTGSSLGGVVFPIMVNRLICRAGFGWAMRARGFLVLFMLTIANLTIRAYRPPHPQKVTGAMVRKPFTEPEFVLLSADLFCFTYVLFVPINYITILGLHAGMETNLAEYLAPMLNGGSLFGRLLIPTITNASLIAFAVLFGFSSGAYVSLITPLVMQISPPNEIGLRTGIIFFVNAVAGLTTNPINGAILAKPNGWIGMKPFAGIFCLVGTTFVLAARVYKTGWKLNAIF; via the exons ATGTCCACTCCAGCACAGCACGAGCCCCTCGCAACTTTTGAACTCCCGGAAGGGCCACATGGGAGTAGCGACCCGACACATCTCCCCTCTGACTCGATGGGAATAGCTGAAGCCGAAATGGAGAATATCAAGACAGAATCGAGTCCATACCTCACTGCTGAAGCTCCTGACGGTGGCACTGCGGCTTGGTTGGTGGTTCTGGGTGCTTGGTGCACTTCGTTCTGTAGTTTTGGCTGGCTGAACA GTGTTGGCGTCTTCCAGGAATATTATCAGAACGTCTTGTTGAGCACCTACTCTTCAAGTGAAATCGCTTGGATCCCTTCGCTGCAGATCTTTTTCATGATGGCCATG GGTCCCGTCGTTGGTACCTTGTTCGACAGATATGGTCCTCGCTGGCTGCTCTTCATCGGTAGCCTGCTTCACGTCCTCGGCGTCATGATGACCAGCCTGGGCAGCCAGTACTACCAGGTCTTGCTCGCGCAGGGTGTCTGCTCGGACATCGGCGTTGCCTGCATCTTCCAGCCGGCTATGAACGTCATCGGCGGCTGGTTCGACAAGAAGCGCGGTGCCGCCTTTGGAATCCTCAGCACTGGCTCCTCGCTTGGGGGTGTGGTTTTTCCCATCATGGTGAATCGCCTGATCTGCCGTGCTGGCTTTGGCTGGGCTATGCGTGCCAGAGGATTCCTCGTTCTTTTTATGCTCACCATTGCAAACCTCACGATTCGAGCCTATCGCCCGCCGCATCCACAAAAAGTCACGGGTGCCATGGTACGGAAGCCCTTCACGGAACCCGAATTCGTCCTCCTCTCGGCTGATCTGTTTTGTTTTACCTATGTCCTCTTCGTTCCCATCAACTACATCACCATCCTTGGTCTTCACGCAGGCATGGAGACTAACCTAGCGGAATACCTTGCCCCCATGCTCAACGGAGGCTCCCTCTTCGGTC GGCTCCTTATCCCAACTATAACCAACGCATCGCTTATTGCCTTTGCGGTGCTCTTTGGCTTCTCTTCAGGCGCATACGTTTCGCTCATCACTCCCTTGGTTATGCAGATCTCTCCCCCTAACGAGATCGGTCTTCGTACgggcatcatcttcttcgtcaaCGCAGTAGCCGGCCTTACGACCAACCCGATTAACGGCGCTATTTTGGCCAAACCAAATGGGTGGATTGGCATGAAGCCCTTCGCTGGGATTTTCTGCCTAGTCGGTACGACGTTTGTGTTAGCGGCGAGAGTCTATAAGACCGGATGGAAACTCAATGCTATATTCTAA
- a CDS encoding Zn(2)-C6 fungal-type domain-containing protein, with protein MQESHPAVAVYRAIQTRPESEAFEIFRLIRAGADPETIMRQLTTADLLLQVHLVPESRYRYQFPYSSQMPAYLQSPNNEFVKSMVYEWNAGDNPRPSQPLSSNDEKFKAHYLKPFHAATVVDTRLAEIVPSRYTTVHADDGLMRTLLHAYFLQEYDWFTFFQKDYFLDDMIAGTGTFCSPLLVNAVLAVGCHCHTTLPHRTEPWNPDSLGYQFLAEAKRLWEAEMPQERTLTTLQAGLVMNSIFTTCGMDRLALAYLVQATTIANDLGLLDASTNVEDPRLRHSYNFTTWSLFHWQCILSYQFRTIPLLARPPKTAMPDPSHDPEWYGEIWLKYPSTEVLVPLQYRYVFKAKSDFSVILNGAIGKAYGTDDKDDLVQRGAKQVKDILRDLKAWHNTLPDLLAPSNVVFPSQLKIHLHYYHVLVQFYELLAAEQGVGSPSLPLETDHLQNTLAECRAFFETILRIYYLRHGFEHGNLMLTQYLAKLACMALGKLKELSISNSSSSPMDVGDSDPRAAKSTLLIAQKGLSDQGKSYFFPQTMSNIVLGRISTEDPYLLQGDTSVEQETEGEAKMREEQLEGQCPLDVRDISKNPDRHQSENWIRQYAKLTLDEISHNTFLEKIPAEKG; from the exons ATGCAAGAATCGCACCCTGCCGTTGCTGTATACCGTGCCATACAAACTCGACCAGAATCCGAAGCCTTCGAGATCTTCCGGCTTATACGGGCCGGTGCTGACCCGGAAACTATCATGCGTCAACTTACAACGGctgatcttcttctccaggtcCATCTGGTACCAGAGTCGAGATATCGATATCAGTTCCCCTACTCATCACAAATGCCCGCGTACTTGCAGTCGCCCAACAATGAGTTCGTGAAGTCCATGGTATACGAGTGGAATGCGGGCGATAACCCCCGGCCCTCGCAACCGCTATCTTCCAACGACGAGAAGTTCAAGGCGCATTATCTAAAGCCCTTCCATGCAGCTACCGTCGTCGATACTAGATTGGCCGAGATCGTACCTTCGAGATACACTACCGTCCACGCTGATGATGGTCTGATGAGGACGCTGTTGCATGCCTACTTTCTTCAAGAATACGACTGGTTCACCTTTTTCCAGAAGGATTACTTCTTGGACGATATGATAGCTGGTACCGGCACCTTTTGTTCTCCGCTCCTTGTCAATGCTGTTCTCGCGGTTGGATGT CACTGTCATACTACCCTTCCTCATCGGACCGAACCTTGGAATCCTGATTCTCTCGGTTATCAGTTTCTCGCCGAAGCCAAGAGGCTTTGGGAAGCCGAAATGCCACAAGAAAGGACTTTGACGACTCTACAGGCTGGTCTTGTTATGAACTCGATCTTCACCACATGCGGTATGGACAGACTGGCTTTAGCATACCTAGTCCAGGCTACCACTATTGCAAACGACTTGGGTCTGTTAGATGCTTCGACCAATGTGGAGGATCCAAGATTACGACACTCTTATAACTTTACAACCTGGTCTCTCTTTCACTGGCAATG TATACTCAGTTACCAGTTCAGGACAATACCACTGTTGGCAAGGCCACCAAAGACTGCCATGCCAGATCCTTCGCATGACCCCGAATGGTACGGCGAGATTTGGCTTAAGTATCCCTCGACCGAGGTTCTAGTGCCACTGCAGTACCGTTATGTTTTTAAGGCCAAGAGCGATTTCAGCGTCATTCTTAACGGCGCGATAGGCAAAGCTTACGGAAccgacgacaaggacgacCTAGTTCAACGCGGAGCGAAGCAAGTCAAAGACATATTAAGAGATCTGAAAGCCTGGCATAATACCTTACCAGACCTCCTCGCGCCATCAAACGTTGTCTTTCCATCGCAGCTCAAGATCCA CCTCCACTATTACCATGTTCTCGTCCAGTTCTACGAGCTTTTGGCCGCAGAACAAGGCGTCGGTTCTCCATCACTTCCTCTCGAGACAGACCACCTCCAGAACACCCTAGCCGAATGCAGAGCCTTTTTCGAAACAATTCTGCGGATATACTATCTCCGCCACGGCTTCGAGCATGGGAACTTGATGCTGACCCAGTACCTCGCCAAGCTTGCTTGCATGGCTCTCGGCAAGCTAAAGgaactctccatctccaactcgtcatcatcccctATGGATGTAGGAGACTCAGATCCCAGAGCTGCCAAGTCTACGTTACTCATCGCGCAAAAGGGCCTCAGCGATCAGGGTAAAAGCTACTTCTTCCCGCAAACCATGTCCAACATCGTCCTCGGCCGCATATCAACCGAAGACCCGTACCTACTTCAGGGCGATACCAGCGTTGAGCAGGAGACTGAGGGTGAGGCGAAAATGCGCgaggagcagctcgagggTCAATGTCCGCTGGATGTACGGGATATCTCAAAGAACCCGGATCGCCATCAATCGGAGAATTGGATACGACAGTATGCAAAGTTGACACTTGACGAGATATCCCATAACACATTTCTTGAAAAGATCCCCGCAGAGAAGGGTTGA
- a CDS encoding NAD(P)/FAD-dependent oxidoreductase family protein, with product MCLKIIVVGAGVAGLASAAMLRAGADVTIFERGDASQVAGGQGLAFGPNAVKIVEKFGYDRRRVRAVESKGIKAYDGATGALIDPDTGVVTLENGETLQGDVIIVAAGIHTKIKEKIVGSSEYATTPTDQSIFRVLVSSENAQKVAGHLPDWWNPEVGAYLSVTRLNDGTNRAVITYPCRDFQYVNFSCAFPNEYLKQDATESWFTDGDINEVLDIFKDFPPPYREFMQYAEEVKVRELRDHDPLPTYVRGRAVLIGDAAHAMAPFQGQGAGQAIEDAEGLRLLLEPGVTPLDVPSILQQWEAVRRPRASQVQLNTRMASKKLDEVNSFQNMNYNWTYNGINEELKRA from the exons atgtgCCTCAAGATCATCGTCGTTGGTGCAGGCGTCGCTGGCCTGGCATCGGCAGCCATGCTCCGAGCAGGCGCCGACGTCACCATCTTCGAGCGCGGGGACGCGAGCCAAGTCGCCGGTGGGCAAGGTCTTGCTTTCGGGCCCAACGCTGTCAAGATTGTCGAGAAATTTGGCTATGACCGCCGGCGCGTGCGAGCCGTCGAGAGCAAGGGCATTAAAGCGTACGATGGCGCAACCGGAGCTCTGATTGATCCCGACACTGGAGTTGTCACGCTCGAGAATGGAGAGACTCTCCAGGGGGATGTCATAATCG TGGCAGCCGGCATCCACACAAAGATCAAGGAAAAGATTGTCGGCAGCAGTGAATACGCCACAACGCCCACCGATCAGAGCATTTTTCGGGTTCTGGTGTCTTCAGAGAATGCCCAAAAGGTCGCTGGCCATCTTCCTGACTGGTGGAATCCCGAAGTGGGCGCCTACCTTTCCGTTACGCGACTCAACGACGGCACCAACAGGGCTGTTATCACGTACCCGTGCCGTGACTTTCAATACGTCAACTTTAGCTGTGCCTTCCCCAACGAGTACCTCAAGCAAGACGCTACAGAGTCGTGGTTCACTGACGGCGACATTAACGAGGTTTTGGACATCTTTAAGGACTTTCCTCCGCCTTATCGAGAATTCATGCA ATACGCCGAGGAAGTCAAAGTGCGGGAGCTCCGGGACCATGACCCTCTCCCCACCTATGTCCGCGGCCGGGCCGTCTTGATAGGCGACGCGGCGCACGCCATGGCGCccttccaaggccaaggagccgGGCAGGCAATTGAGGACGCCGAAGGGCTGAGGTTGTTACTCGAGCCAGGTGTGACACCACTAGATGTCCCAAGTATCCTCCAGCAGTGGGAGGCGGTGCGGAGGCCTAGGGCGTCGCAGGTGCAGCTCAACACCCGCATGGCGAGCAAGAAGCTGGATGAGGTGAATTCTTTCCAGAACATGAACTACAACTGGACGTACAATGGCATcaacgaggagctcaagaggGCGTGA